The window AAGATACGAAAGTCTCTCGTTTAGCGGCAGGATGCGGCGGCGTAGATGCAGGCACGTGGCTGTATATGCTACCAGCTCTTGCAGCGTGTATTGCTTCGGTCCGCAGAGATCGTAGCGCCGTCCCGCCGTCGCCGGGTCCTCTAGCGCCCGCATGAAAGCCTCCACGACGTTGGTGACATACACCGGGGCAAACAGCGATCGCGGGCACGCCAGGGGAAAGAAATAGGGGCTGAGCCGCAGCAATTGGGCGAAACGGTTGAAGAAGCTATCGTCGGGGCCGAAGATCACCGAGGGCCGGAAGCTCGTGATCCGCAACCTCTCTCCGGCCGCTTGGTGCACCAGATCCTCGGCCTCGCCCTTGGTCTTGAGGTAGTGGCTGGGACCGGCCGCGGCGTCCGCATTGAGCGCGCTCATGTGCAAAAGGCAGTGGATAGGATTGCTCCGGCAGGCCTCCACGAGTTGACGCGCCAGATCGACGTGGGCATGGCGGAAGCCGCTACCGTCGTCGCCGCGCTCGTTGAGAATACCGACGAGGTTGATGACCGCATCGCACCCTGCAAGCTGGCGCGTCATCTCGGCGGCATCGTGTACATCACTCTCGATGAGGTCCAAGGTCGGGATCACGAGCAGCTCGCGGTGCCGTTCCCGCCGCCGGGTGAGCACGCGGATGCGGTAGTCTTGGCCGCTCAGGGCATTGACGAGATGGCGGCCGACGAAGCCGGTGCCTCCCAGGATGGCAATGGTTTTGATGATCATAGCTTAGCCGTAGTTACCTTCGTTCGCAGCGGCGCAGGTGATTCGCATCGTGGCGGTTCCGCCGCGCGGGGACACCGCCGCAAGCCGCTCGCTAATAGGCTTCACCTGCTTTCCCATGCGCCACTCGTAGAGCGCGGTGTAGAATAGCGTATTGCGCACGTAGCGGCGCGTTTCCCTATAGGGGATCGTCTCCACCCAGAACTCCGCGTTTTGGCAACCCCCTTGCGGCCGCCAGCGTTCGACCTTACCGGGGCCGGCGTTGTAGGCAGCCGCCGCCATGGCCAGATGGCCGTTGAAGCGCGCCAGCATTTGGTGTAAATAGCGGCTGCCGAGTGCGATGTTGGTCTTGGGATCATAAAGCTTGACATCGGCCGCTAAGGGCATACCCAGGTCTTTCGCTACCTGCCTTCCCGTGCTCGGGAGCACTTGCATGAGACCGACCGCCCCCGCCGTCGAGCGCGCCTGATCGAAGAACGCGCTTTCCGCGCGCATGATACTGTAAAGGATAGCAGGTTCCATGTTATATCGCGCCGCGCTCTCGGAAACCCACGACGCATAGGGTATCGGAAAGCGAAGATCGAGATCATCGTAGGCTTTGACCTTCCCGAGCGCGGAAATCACCCGATCGTGCCAGCCCCACTCATGGGCGATGGCGGCCGCGGCGGGAACCGCGCGATCGGGCAGGTGATTGACCGTGTAAGTCCATTCGCTGCGCGCTTCCCGCAGATATCCGGCGAGCCATAGCTCGCGCGCGCGCGCCATGCCCGGCAATGATCGTATGCGCGCGTCTTCTGTTGCCGCCAGGCGCGTCGGCCGATGGCCGAAACGATAGCGCACGCCCAGCCGATCGGCCGCCGCGAAACCGTAATAGTCGCGTTCGGCCGCCAGTTCTTGGAATAGCCCGCGTGCCGCGGGCGCGTGTCCGGTAGACTCCAAGGCGCGGGCGCGCCAATAGCGCCAGCGCAAGGGATTCATGTCCCCGACCGCCTCGCGTTTGGTCCAACGCGCGAGATCGGACCACGCCCCGGTTGCGATCGCCAACCGTAACTGGGCGCGCTGGACCTGCGCGTCCACGACGCCGGCGTCGATCGAATGCAGCCAGGCAAACGCCTGCGGCAGACGTTGATCGGCGGCGGCCAAACCGAGGCTGCGCTCGATCTGCCCGATGAGCGGATCGCCGGATTTAAAGCGCGGCGCAAACCGTCTCCAAACCGCGTAAGCCTGCTCGGCATCGGTGCGCGCCAGCCGGGCGATGCCATGAGCGATGATCTCGCGGCCGATCGGATGATCGTGCTTGAAGTCCTCGCCTGCTAATACTTTGGCCGGATCGTTATGGCTGGTGATCCAGAGTGTCGCCCAAGGTCGCTCGGCCCGTGATAACCTGTCACCGAGATAGGCGGCAAGGCGCGTCTCACCGGCCGTCATCGCCAGCCGGATCCGCCGCCAAATCAAGTCCTCGTCCAAAGAGCGCTCTTGCAGGGCAGCGAAGGCCGGATCGCATTCGGTGGGCCGTGTGGCCGCGCTCAGCCACAGTTGTTTGATTTCCTCCAGCACGGCGTTGTCCGGTCCCAGCCGCAGGCGGGCCGTAGCGTAGTGACACCGCAACACCGGATCTTCCTGGTATGTATAAAACTCCATATATATGGGCCAATCGCCCCTCAAGGCGAGCGTGCGCAGCCAGGCCGTACGCAGTGGTGCGGCGAGTAGGGTTTCAGAATAGGCCTTCAAAAACGTGCGGACTTCGTGGGGTGCGGCTTGGGCGAGGCGCGGGCGCAGATAGTCGTAGCGCAGGTAGGGATAAAGGGCGTAGTCCTCGAGCCCGGATGCTAGCTGGCGATAAGCTTGGAGATCCCCCGCGCGCAGGGCCTCACGCGCGCGG is drawn from Pseudomonadota bacterium and contains these coding sequences:
- a CDS encoding complex I NDUFA9 subunit family protein translates to MIIKTIAILGGTGFVGRHLVNALSGQDYRIRVLTRRRERHRELLVIPTLDLIESDVHDAAEMTRQLAGCDAVINLVGILNERGDDGSGFRHAHVDLARQLVEACRSNPIHCLLHMSALNADAAAGPSHYLKTKGEAEDLVHQAAGERLRITSFRPSVIFGPDDSFFNRFAQLLRLSPYFFPLACPRSLFAPVYVTNVVEAFMRALEDPATAGRRYDLCGPKQYTLQELVAYTATCLHLRRRILPLNERLSYLQAQVLEWIPGKPMSLDNYRSLQVPSVCQGESRLAALGIEPVAIEAVVPAYLQKQHQRARYRVLRTFARRQ
- a CDS encoding transglycosylase SLT domain-containing protein, which gives rise to MEIATAWVSNDNLQPMSAHPRRHACFSPLGWVSVALMCAFGLTYAGSRVDELSGEREGFRRAREALRAGDLQAYRQLASGLEDYALYPYLRYDYLRPRLAQAAPHEVRTFLKAYSETLLAAPLRTAWLRTLALRGDWPIYMEFYTYQEDPVLRCHYATARLRLGPDNAVLEEIKQLWLSAATRPTECDPAFAALQERSLDEDLIWRRIRLAMTAGETRLAAYLGDRLSRAERPWATLWITSHNDPAKVLAGEDFKHDHPIGREIIAHGIARLARTDAEQAYAVWRRFAPRFKSGDPLIGQIERSLGLAAADQRLPQAFAWLHSIDAGVVDAQVQRAQLRLAIATGAWSDLARWTKREAVGDMNPLRWRYWRARALESTGHAPAARGLFQELAAERDYYGFAAADRLGVRYRFGHRPTRLAATEDARIRSLPGMARARELWLAGYLREARSEWTYTVNHLPDRAVPAAAAIAHEWGWHDRVISALGKVKAYDDLDLRFPIPYASWVSESAARYNMEPAILYSIMRAESAFFDQARSTAGAVGLMQVLPSTGRQVAKDLGMPLAADVKLYDPKTNIALGSRYLHQMLARFNGHLAMAAAAYNAGPGKVERWRPQGGCQNAEFWVETIPYRETRRYVRNTLFYTALYEWRMGKQVKPISERLAAVSPRGGTATMRITCAAANEGNYG